In Sphingomonas sp. R1, a single genomic region encodes these proteins:
- a CDS encoding cellulase family glycosylhydrolase has translation MVGRWTETEAKAWFARQPWVMGCNFTPSNAINQLEMWQADTFDIDAIHAELALAADVGMNAVRVYLHDLLWAEDPEGFLDRIDTMLAVAEEFGIRVMLVLFDSCWHPDPALGPQPAPKPGVHNSGWVQSPGIPALRDPAQRPRLERYIKGVVGRFRADRRVLAWDIWNEPDNGPEVSLCDAGELSAKADLVLPLLVDAFDWARSLRPVQPLTSAIWLGDWSSPDRLSPLQQAQIGLSDIVSFHNYGTAEDFAQRIAWLSIFKRPLWCTEFMARPAGSTFEAILPVAKLHNVGAFCWGLVRGKTQTHLPWTAWENPNLAGLKDKWFHDIFDVGGVPYDDTEVEFLRLLRTLDDKAPHWPIMGVETAKHAGPTPDGAAKAA, from the coding sequence ATGGTCGGGCGTTGGACGGAGACGGAAGCGAAGGCGTGGTTCGCCCGTCAGCCCTGGGTGATGGGCTGCAACTTCACGCCTTCGAACGCGATCAACCAGCTGGAGATGTGGCAGGCCGATACCTTCGATATCGACGCCATCCATGCCGAACTGGCGCTCGCGGCGGATGTCGGCATGAACGCGGTGCGCGTGTATCTGCACGATCTGCTCTGGGCCGAGGATCCGGAGGGGTTTCTCGACCGAATCGATACGATGCTCGCGGTGGCGGAGGAGTTCGGCATTCGCGTGATGCTCGTGCTGTTCGACAGCTGCTGGCATCCCGATCCCGCCTTGGGTCCGCAGCCGGCGCCCAAGCCCGGCGTGCACAATTCGGGCTGGGTGCAGTCTCCGGGCATTCCGGCACTTCGCGATCCGGCGCAGCGCCCGCGGCTGGAGCGCTACATCAAGGGCGTGGTCGGAAGGTTCCGTGCCGATCGCCGCGTGCTTGCCTGGGATATCTGGAACGAGCCGGACAACGGCCCGGAGGTCTCGCTGTGCGATGCGGGCGAACTGAGCGCCAAGGCGGATCTCGTGCTGCCGCTGCTGGTCGATGCCTTCGACTGGGCCCGCAGCCTGCGGCCGGTGCAGCCGCTCACCAGCGCCATCTGGCTGGGCGACTGGTCCTCGCCCGATCGGCTCAGCCCGCTGCAGCAGGCGCAGATTGGCCTGTCGGACATCGTCTCGTTCCACAATTACGGCACAGCCGAGGATTTCGCGCAGCGCATTGCCTGGCTCAGCATCTTCAAGCGGCCGTTGTGGTGCACCGAATTCATGGCCCGGCCGGCCGGCAGCACGTTCGAGGCGATCCTGCCGGTGGCAAAGCTCCACAATGTCGGTGCCTTTTGCTGGGGACTGGTGCGCGGCAAGACGCAGACGCATCTGCCCTGGACGGCGTGGGAGAACCCCAATCTCGCCGGGCTGAAGGACAAGTGGTTCCACGACATCTTCGATGTCGGCGGTGTCCCTTATGACGATACCGAGGTGGAGTTCCTCCGCCTGCTGCGTACGCTCGATGACAAGGCGCCGCACTGGCCGATCATGGGGGTGGAAACCGCGAAGCACGCGGGACCAACCCCCGACGGCGCCGCCAAGGCGGCTTGA
- a CDS encoding ATP-dependent Clp protease proteolytic subunit, giving the protein MTIDPVTGALVPVVIEQSSRGERSFDIYSRLLRERIVFVTGQVEDHMASLITAQLLFLESENPKKDIWMYINSPGGVVTAGMAIHDTMQYIRPRVGTVCIGQAASMGSFLLASGEPGLRVALTNARIMLHQPSGGAQGMASDIEIQAKEILRIRARMNALYAKYTGQPIDKIETTMDRDSFFEAEEAKAFGIVDQVYEKRPVPTEDAAAGN; this is encoded by the coding sequence ATGACCATCGATCCCGTTACCGGCGCACTCGTTCCCGTCGTCATCGAGCAGTCGAGCCGCGGCGAGCGCAGCTTCGACATCTATTCGCGCCTGCTGCGGGAGCGGATCGTTTTCGTCACCGGCCAGGTGGAAGACCACATGGCGTCGCTGATCACCGCCCAGCTGCTGTTCCTCGAATCGGAAAATCCGAAGAAGGACATCTGGATGTACATCAACTCGCCGGGCGGCGTCGTCACGGCGGGCATGGCGATCCACGACACGATGCAGTATATCCGTCCGCGCGTCGGCACGGTGTGCATCGGCCAGGCGGCGTCGATGGGGTCGTTCCTGCTGGCCTCGGGTGAGCCGGGCCTGCGTGTGGCGCTGACCAATGCCCGCATCATGCTGCATCAGCCCTCGGGCGGTGCGCAGGGCATGGCGTCGGACATCGAGATCCAGGCCAAGGAAATCCTGCGGATCCGCGCGCGCATGAACGCGCTCTACGCCAAATATACCGGCCAGCCGATCGACAAGATCGAGACGACGATGGACCGCGATTCGTTCTTCGAAGCCGAGGAGGCTAAGGCCTTCGGCATCGTCGACCAGGTCTACGAGAAGCGTCCGGTGCCGACCGAGGATGCGGCAGCGGGTAATTAA
- a CDS encoding family 1 glycosylhydrolase — protein sequence MQPLELWGGAECTVNRVGDRFRDQVRETGHHDRNEDLDRIAALGVRAVRFPVLWERVCPDDPALCDWTWSDHRLARLRALGVRPIAGLVHHGSGPRRTNLLDPDFGAKLGDYAQRVAARYPWITDWTPVNEPLTTARFAALYGHWYPHARDEGSFWRALVHQIEGVAQAMAAIRAAVPGARLIQTDDLGKTYGTPATQVQVAHDNDRRWMGWDLLCGRVVPGHPLWARLTGHGLGGKLEALAGAPCPPDVIGINHYLTSDRFLDERVAAYPPAMRGGNGHIAYVDTEAVRVLDPAPKGLANALSEAWARFGIPIAITEVHNGCTREEQMRWMRDAWADAEAARGAGIAVQAVTAWSLFGASGWNTLLTAPGVHEPGVFDGRAGLPRSTAMVPLLRALARGEHPTHPVLDGEGWWRRDLRVTHHRHPHPEPGLDRLLSRRGRRPLLITGATGTLGQALARTCAARDLAYVCTDRATLDLTDEDSIAAALDTHQPWAVLNAAGWVRVDEAEAAADACFAANCTGAVALARAAAARGIATVNFSSDLVFDGALGRGYVEADSSRPLSAYGRSKAAMEAAVGALEGRHLIARTAAFFSPWDRHNFAVHSVAALAEGRRVAAAQDQIVSPSYVPDLCNAVLDALIDEMVGVLHLANQGELSWAGFAVEIARACGLPTALVDPVPGASLGWRAARPPQVPLVSTMMPPLEAALQAFADAPETRELIARAECAADALQLA from the coding sequence GTGCAACCACTCGAACTTTGGGGCGGTGCAGAATGCACCGTCAATCGCGTCGGCGATCGCTTCCGCGACCAGGTGCGAGAAACGGGCCATCACGACAGGAATGAGGATCTCGATCGCATCGCCGCACTTGGCGTACGCGCGGTGCGCTTCCCCGTGCTCTGGGAACGTGTGTGTCCCGACGATCCGGCGCTCTGCGACTGGACCTGGAGCGACCATCGCCTGGCGCGGCTCCGCGCGCTCGGAGTGCGGCCGATTGCGGGGCTGGTCCATCACGGCAGCGGCCCGCGGCGCACCAACCTGCTCGATCCCGATTTCGGCGCCAAGCTGGGCGACTATGCACAGCGGGTCGCCGCGCGCTATCCTTGGATCACCGATTGGACGCCGGTCAACGAGCCGCTGACCACCGCCCGGTTCGCCGCGCTCTACGGTCACTGGTACCCGCATGCCCGCGACGAGGGCAGTTTCTGGCGGGCGCTGGTCCATCAGATCGAAGGGGTGGCGCAGGCGATGGCGGCGATCCGCGCCGCGGTCCCGGGCGCCCGGCTGATCCAGACCGACGATCTCGGCAAGACCTATGGCACGCCGGCGACGCAGGTGCAGGTGGCGCATGACAACGACCGTCGCTGGATGGGGTGGGACTTGCTGTGCGGTCGCGTCGTGCCGGGGCACCCGCTATGGGCGCGGCTGACCGGCCACGGCCTGGGCGGGAAGCTCGAGGCGCTTGCCGGTGCACCATGTCCTCCCGACGTGATCGGCATCAATCACTATCTGACCAGCGACCGCTTCCTGGATGAGCGGGTTGCGGCCTATCCGCCGGCGATGCGCGGCGGGAACGGCCACATCGCCTATGTGGATACAGAGGCGGTGCGGGTGCTGGATCCGGCACCCAAAGGGCTGGCGAACGCGCTTTCCGAGGCGTGGGCGCGCTTTGGCATCCCCATCGCGATCACCGAGGTGCACAATGGCTGCACCCGCGAGGAGCAGATGCGCTGGATGCGCGACGCCTGGGCCGATGCCGAGGCGGCGCGTGGGGCGGGAATCGCGGTGCAGGCAGTAACGGCCTGGTCGCTGTTCGGCGCGTCGGGCTGGAACACGCTGCTCACCGCGCCTGGCGTCCACGAGCCAGGCGTGTTCGACGGTCGTGCCGGCCTGCCGCGGTCAACCGCGATGGTGCCGCTGCTCAGGGCGCTGGCGCGCGGCGAGCATCCAACGCATCCCGTGCTGGACGGCGAGGGCTGGTGGCGGCGCGACCTGCGCGTAACCCATCACCGCCACCCGCACCCCGAGCCCGGTCTGGACCGCTTGCTCTCGCGACGAGGGCGCCGGCCGTTGCTGATCACGGGCGCCACCGGCACGCTCGGTCAGGCGCTCGCTCGCACCTGCGCCGCGCGCGATCTCGCCTATGTGTGTACCGATCGTGCGACACTGGACCTGACGGACGAGGATTCGATCGCGGCGGCGCTCGACACGCATCAGCCTTGGGCGGTCCTCAACGCGGCAGGGTGGGTGCGGGTGGACGAAGCAGAGGCGGCGGCGGATGCCTGCTTCGCTGCCAACTGCACGGGTGCTGTTGCGCTCGCCAGGGCGGCGGCGGCGCGTGGCATCGCCACCGTGAACTTCTCGAGCGACCTCGTGTTCGACGGGGCGCTCGGTCGCGGCTATGTCGAAGCCGATAGCTCCCGTCCGCTGAGCGCCTATGGCCGCAGCAAGGCCGCGATGGAAGCGGCGGTCGGCGCGCTGGAGGGGCGGCACCTGATCGCGCGAACGGCGGCGTTCTTCTCGCCCTGGGATCGGCACAATTTCGCCGTGCACAGCGTGGCGGCGCTGGCCGAGGGGCGGCGCGTTGCAGCGGCACAGGATCAGATCGTCTCGCCCAGCTACGTGCCAGACCTGTGCAACGCCGTGCTCGACGCGCTGATCGACGAGATGGTTGGCGTGCTGCACCTCGCCAATCAGGGGGAACTGAGCTGGGCGGGCTTTGCGGTCGAGATCGCTAGGGCTTGCGGGCTGCCGACGGCGCTCGTCGATCCCGTGCCCGGGGCGTCGCTGGGGTGGCGCGCGGCGCGCCCGCCGCAGGTGCCGCTCGTCAGCACCATGATGCCGCCGCTCGAGGCTGCGCTTCAAGCCTTTGCCGACGCACCGGAAACGCGGGAGCTGATCGCCCGGGCCGAATGCGCCGCGGATGCCCTGCAACTGGCCTGA